The following are from one region of the bacterium genome:
- the coaD gene encoding pantetheine-phosphate adenylyltransferase codes for MKQAIFPGTFDPVTNGHLDIVQRALHICEHLVVAVAGNPPKGLLFSTDERTAMMAEAVGGYGDRVSVLAFPGLLVDFAREVGIHLVIRGVRGVSDFEDEFRMALANRRLFPQFETLFLMPSEIYTYLNSSLVKEIARLGGDLSHFVPPAVERALQEKLAANGGRI; via the coding sequence TTGAAGCAGGCCATCTTTCCGGGCACCTTCGACCCGGTGACCAACGGCCACCTGGACATCGTCCAGCGGGCGCTGCACATCTGTGAGCACCTGGTGGTGGCGGTGGCGGGTAATCCGCCCAAGGGGCTGCTCTTCTCCACCGATGAGCGGACGGCCATGATGGCGGAGGCCGTCGGCGGGTACGGCGACCGCGTCAGCGTGCTGGCCTTCCCGGGCCTGCTGGTGGACTTCGCCCGCGAGGTCGGCATCCACCTGGTCATCCGCGGGGTGCGCGGCGTGAGCGACTTCGAGGACGAGTTCCGCATGGCGCTGGCCAACCGCCGCCTGTTCCCCCAGTTCGAGACGCTCTTCCTCATGCCGTCGGAAATTTACACATACCTGAACTCCAGTCTGGTCAAGGAGATAGCGCGCCTGGGCGGCGACCTGTCCCACTTCGTTCCCCCGGCGGTGGAACGGGCCTTGCAGGAGAAACTGGCCGCCAACGGCGGTCGGATTTGA